The following are from one region of the Yoonia sp. R2331 genome:
- the cysG gene encoding siroheme synthase CysG: MDHFPVFMAVAGRRIVLSGGGDAALAKLRLILKTSAKITVIAAQAAPEIHAWADAGKLTLIPRAMEAGDAMCAVLFYAANEDDAEDARVAALAHADGARVNIVDNLADSQFITPAIVDRDPVVVAIGTEGAAPVLARKIKANLEEQLPASLGTLARIGKTFRHAVDVLPMGAKRRDFWSRFYFSKGAEALAKGEDHVLPALGDLLDDAIMSTDRAGHVHLVGAGPGDPDLLTLKARKALDTADVVIHDRLVTPEILELARREATIIDAGKEGFGASTPQADIDALIVEHAKNGAQVVRLKAGDPTVFGRLDEEIDALTAAGIAYTIVPGITAASAAVANIGQSLTKRGRNSAVRLITGHDTKGYTDHDWRTLAEPGQVAAIYMGKRAARFIQGRLLMHGADIATPVTIIENVSRTNQRIIATTLGALEPTMTNANLTGPAITFLGLAPRDALAIDLHQQEAI, encoded by the coding sequence ATCACTTCCCCGTCTTCATGGCCGTCGCAGGCCGCCGCATTGTCCTTTCGGGCGGTGGCGATGCCGCTTTGGCCAAACTGCGCCTGATCCTCAAGACCTCTGCCAAGATCACGGTCATCGCCGCACAGGCCGCACCCGAAATTCACGCTTGGGCGGATGCAGGCAAACTCACCCTGATCCCCCGCGCGATGGAAGCCGGTGACGCGATGTGCGCCGTGCTGTTCTATGCCGCCAACGAAGACGATGCTGAAGACGCCCGCGTGGCCGCCCTCGCCCATGCGGATGGTGCACGCGTCAACATCGTCGACAACCTCGCCGACAGCCAGTTCATCACCCCGGCCATCGTTGATCGTGACCCGGTGGTCGTGGCCATCGGCACCGAAGGGGCAGCACCCGTGCTCGCGCGCAAGATCAAGGCCAACCTTGAAGAACAACTGCCTGCGTCCCTAGGCACCCTTGCCCGGATCGGCAAAACTTTCCGCCATGCGGTGGATGTGCTGCCGATGGGCGCCAAGCGCCGGGACTTCTGGTCGCGCTTCTACTTTTCCAAAGGTGCCGAGGCCTTGGCCAAGGGCGAAGATCACGTCCTCCCCGCACTGGGCGACCTGCTGGACGACGCCATCATGTCCACCGACCGCGCCGGGCACGTGCACCTTGTGGGCGCAGGCCCCGGTGACCCGGATCTCTTGACGCTCAAGGCCCGCAAGGCGCTGGATACCGCAGACGTGGTGATCCACGACCGGCTGGTCACACCCGAGATCCTCGAACTCGCCCGACGCGAGGCCACCATCATTGACGCAGGCAAAGAAGGCTTTGGCGCATCCACGCCACAAGCCGACATCGATGCGCTGATCGTCGAACACGCCAAGAACGGCGCACAGGTTGTCCGCCTCAAGGCAGGCGATCCAACCGTCTTTGGCCGTCTGGATGAAGAAATTGACGCGCTCACCGCCGCAGGCATCGCCTATACCATCGTGCCGGGCATCACCGCCGCCTCCGCGGCCGTCGCCAACATCGGGCAAAGCCTGACCAAACGCGGCCGCAATTCTGCTGTCCGCCTGATCACTGGTCACGACACCAAGGGCTATACTGATCACGACTGGCGCACGCTGGCCGAACCGGGCCAGGTTGCCGCGATCTACATGGGCAAGCGCGCGGCGCGGTTCATTCAGGGCCGTCTGCTGATGCATGGCGCGGACATCGCCACACCGGTCACCATCATCGAAAACGTCAGCCGCACCAACCAGCGCATCATCGCCACGACCTTGGGCGCGCTGGAACCGACCATGACCAACGCCAATCTGACCGGCCCCGCAATCACCTTCCTTGGCCTTGCCCCGCGCGACGCCCTTGCCATCGACCTGCACCAACAGGAGGCCATCTAG
- a CDS encoding DUF2849 domain-containing protein: MPRQFTPKVVTANALLEGDAVWFTEDDTWTRDMSQAELLTDEAHAELRLLEASARQDEIAGPYLADAKPTDTGPAPTHFRETFRTRGPSNYPHGKQAEV, from the coding sequence ATGCCCCGCCAATTCACACCCAAAGTTGTCACCGCCAATGCCCTGCTGGAGGGTGACGCCGTTTGGTTCACCGAAGACGACACTTGGACCCGCGACATGTCCCAAGCCGAGCTGTTAACCGATGAGGCCCACGCCGAACTCCGCTTGCTCGAAGCCTCTGCGCGTCAGGACGAAATCGCGGGCCCCTATCTGGCCGACGCCAAACCAACAGACACTGGCCCCGCGCCGACGCATTTTCGCGAAACCTTCCGCACGCGCGGACCCTCCAATTACCCCCACGGCAAACAGGCAGAGGTCTGA
- a CDS encoding nitrite/sulfite reductase, producing MYHYNDFDAAFVAERNRQFRAQVERRIDGSLTEDEFKPLRLMNGLYLQLHAYMLRVAIPYGTLNSAQMDQLAFIADKFDKGYGHFTTRQNIQYNWPKLNEVPDILDALAQVEMHALQTSGNTIRNVTADHFAGAAADEIADPRPVAELLRQWSTDHPEFQFLPRKFKIAVTGSPNDRAVTRAHDIGLRMVRNEAGEPGFEVIVGGGLGRTPMVGKVIRDFLPVADLLAYVEAIVSVYNLLGRRDNKYKARIKITVHENGLETIRDKVEARFEQIRPGFTGFDQGLLAQIEQTFALPTFKSTSTDGYEAARLANPAFRSWTDTNLTAHKNDAYTIVSVSIKKHGQTPGDATSDQMRALAQIARTYAHDELRISHEQNVILPHVHKSDLPAIYAALRDADLATANIGLVSDIIACPGMDYCALATARSIPVAQEIATRIDELKVEHDVGPLKIKISGCINACGHHHVGHIGILGLDRAGVENYQITLGGDGTEDTHIGERAGPGFAYDEIVPAIERLVLGYLDLRCSAEETFIQTFRRLGADPFKAILYPAKEAQNAA from the coding sequence ATGTATCACTACAATGACTTTGACGCCGCCTTCGTCGCAGAACGGAACCGTCAGTTCCGCGCCCAAGTGGAACGCCGTATCGACGGCTCTCTGACCGAAGATGAATTCAAGCCGCTACGCCTGATGAACGGCCTCTATCTGCAATTGCACGCCTATATGCTGCGCGTGGCCATCCCCTATGGCACGCTCAATTCTGCCCAGATGGATCAACTCGCCTTCATCGCTGACAAGTTCGACAAGGGCTATGGTCACTTCACCACACGCCAGAACATCCAGTACAACTGGCCGAAGCTGAATGAGGTGCCGGACATTCTGGACGCGCTGGCGCAGGTCGAAATGCATGCGCTGCAAACCTCTGGCAACACCATCCGCAACGTGACCGCTGACCACTTTGCCGGGGCCGCTGCCGACGAAATCGCCGACCCACGCCCGGTGGCGGAACTGCTGCGCCAATGGTCCACCGACCACCCCGAATTCCAGTTCCTGCCGCGCAAATTCAAAATCGCCGTGACAGGCTCTCCCAACGACCGCGCCGTCACACGGGCGCATGACATCGGGTTGCGTATGGTCCGCAATGAGGCGGGCGAACCCGGCTTCGAGGTTATCGTCGGCGGTGGCCTTGGCCGCACCCCGATGGTCGGCAAAGTGATCCGCGATTTCCTGCCCGTCGCGGATCTGCTGGCTTACGTGGAGGCCATCGTCAGCGTCTACAACCTGCTGGGCCGCCGCGACAACAAGTACAAGGCGCGGATCAAGATCACCGTGCATGAAAACGGGCTTGAGACCATTCGCGATAAGGTTGAGGCACGTTTCGAACAAATCCGACCCGGTTTCACCGGGTTTGATCAAGGTCTGCTTGCACAAATCGAACAAACCTTCGCCTTGCCCACCTTCAAGTCCACCAGCACCGACGGCTATGAGGCCGCACGTCTGGCGAACCCTGCCTTCCGTTCATGGACGGATACCAACCTGACCGCGCACAAAAACGACGCCTACACCATCGTCTCGGTCTCGATCAAAAAGCACGGGCAAACACCTGGTGATGCGACCTCAGATCAGATGCGCGCGCTTGCCCAGATTGCCCGCACGTATGCCCATGATGAGCTGCGCATCAGTCATGAGCAAAACGTAATCCTGCCGCATGTTCACAAGTCGGACTTGCCTGCGATCTACGCGGCCCTGCGCGATGCCGATCTGGCGACTGCGAACATCGGGCTTGTCTCTGACATCATCGCCTGCCCCGGCATGGACTACTGCGCGCTTGCCACCGCGCGCTCGATCCCTGTCGCGCAAGAGATTGCGACGCGCATTGATGAACTCAAGGTGGAACACGACGTCGGCCCGCTCAAGATCAAGATCTCGGGCTGCATCAATGCCTGCGGGCATCACCACGTGGGTCACATCGGTATCCTCGGCCTCGACCGTGCAGGCGTCGAAAACTACCAGATTACGCTCGGCGGCGACGGCACAGAGGACACCCATATCGGTGAACGTGCAGGCCCCGGTTTTGCCTATGATGAAATCGTGCCCGCAATCGAACGTTTGGTTCTGGGCTACCTTGACTTACGCTGCAGCGCAGAAGAAACTTTCATCCAGACATTCCGCCGTCTCGGTGCCGACCCATTCAAAGCCATTCTTTACCCCGCCAAAGAGGCCCAAAATGCCGCTTAA
- a CDS encoding phosphoadenylyl-sulfate reductase — MPLKELADRRNLLHRKSDPQTVLKHALDDLEIGKIAVVSSFGAESVVLLHMVSQINKDTPVIFLDTEMLFDETLQYQRDVAETLGLTDIRVIRPDRTEVFTRDNENLLHLHDPDACCHLRKTEPLEKALAGFGGWITGRKRYQSGTRSALPLFEKEARKIKVNPLASWTPEDLNAYITRHNLPRHPLVAQGYPSIGCQPCTSRVSLHEDPRAGRWRDSAKEECGIHFENGKLVRTPANTADTPRERAEG, encoded by the coding sequence ATGCCGCTTAAAGAGCTCGCCGACCGCCGCAATCTGCTGCATCGCAAATCCGACCCACAGACCGTGCTCAAGCACGCGTTGGATGATCTGGAGATTGGCAAAATTGCCGTCGTCTCCAGCTTTGGCGCCGAAAGCGTTGTGCTCTTGCACATGGTCTCTCAGATCAACAAGGACACCCCGGTGATCTTTCTGGACACCGAAATGCTCTTTGACGAAACCCTGCAATATCAACGCGATGTGGCCGAAACGCTGGGCCTCACAGATATCCGCGTGATCCGCCCCGACCGGACAGAGGTATTCACCCGCGACAACGAAAACCTGCTGCATCTGCATGACCCCGACGCCTGCTGCCACCTGCGCAAGACAGAGCCGCTGGAAAAGGCGCTGGCCGGTTTCGGCGGCTGGATCACCGGGCGCAAACGCTATCAATCCGGCACCCGTTCCGCCCTGCCGCTCTTTGAAAAAGAGGCACGCAAGATCAAGGTGAACCCACTTGCAAGCTGGACGCCCGAAGACCTGAACGCCTATATCACCCGGCACAACCTTCCGCGCCATCCGCTGGTGGCCCAAGGTTATCCCTCCATCGGCTGCCAACCCTGCACCAGCCGCGTGTCTCTGCACGAAGACCCCCGTGCAGGCCGCTGGCGTGACAGCGCCAAAGAAGAATGCGGCATCCACTTTGAAAACGGCAAACTGGTCCGCACCCCGGCCAATACCGCCGACACCCCGCGCGAACGCGCCGAAGGATAA
- a CDS encoding DUF934 domain-containing protein produces the protein MSVIVTDAGFAGDDWTGGFVALDDCPANDTPIGVDLASDADPAKLACMTGAAMIRIDFPSFADGRGFTLAAMLRRAGFTGRLRARGHVIADQYAMARRAGFDEVEIDTALAQRQPEPQWLARANWQDNNYQARMRG, from the coding sequence ATGAGTGTGATTGTAACTGACGCAGGTTTTGCCGGTGATGATTGGACCGGCGGTTTTGTGGCGCTGGATGATTGCCCGGCCAATGACACGCCCATCGGGGTTGATCTGGCTTCTGACGCAGATCCAGCAAAGCTCGCCTGTATGACTGGTGCCGCAATGATCCGAATTGATTTTCCCAGCTTCGCAGACGGCCGTGGCTTTACCCTTGCCGCCATGCTGCGCCGTGCCGGGTTCACGGGCCGTCTGCGCGCGCGCGGCCACGTGATCGCCGACCAATACGCAATGGCCCGCCGTGCCGGGTTTGACGAGGTCGAGATCGACACTGCCCTCGCCCAACGCCAGCCTGAACCGCAATGGCTGGCCCGCGCAAACTGGCAAGACAACAACTATCAGGCGCGGATGCGCGGCTGA
- a CDS encoding ferredoxin--NADP reductase: MTEQTPVNELAAKPVPTLPDAQTVTEVQHYTDRLFRFRVTRPASLRFRSGEFVMIGLMGDPHPETGKQKPLLRAYSIASPSWDEELEFYSIKVPDGPLTSKLQHIKEGDEIILRPKPVGTLVHDALLPGKRIYFFATGTGFAPFASLLREPETYENYEEVIVTHTVRDVAELTYGRELIENLKQDEMMQELLGEENLDKIRYYPTTTREQSPKMGRITTLIENGELFADLGIPPLDPATDRAMVCGSLAFNLDIKKILEDAGLNEGANSEPGEFVIEKAFVG, from the coding sequence ATGACAGAGCAGACCCCCGTGAACGAACTTGCCGCAAAACCAGTGCCGACCCTGCCCGATGCCCAAACGGTGACAGAAGTGCAGCACTATACCGACCGTCTGTTCCGCTTCCGCGTGACACGGCCAGCCAGCCTGCGGTTCCGCTCGGGCGAATTTGTGATGATCGGCCTGATGGGCGACCCGCACCCGGAAACCGGCAAACAGAAACCCCTGCTGCGCGCCTATTCCATCGCGTCCCCCTCCTGGGACGAAGAGCTGGAGTTCTACTCGATCAAGGTGCCAGACGGTCCGCTGACCTCCAAGCTGCAGCACATCAAGGAAGGCGACGAGATTATCTTGCGCCCCAAACCTGTCGGCACGCTTGTGCATGACGCCCTGCTGCCCGGCAAACGGATCTACTTCTTCGCAACCGGCACAGGCTTTGCGCCGTTCGCCTCATTGCTGCGCGAGCCGGAGACTTATGAGAATTATGAGGAGGTCATCGTCACCCATACCGTCCGTGATGTGGCCGAACTGACCTATGGCCGCGAGCTTATCGAAAACCTCAAGCAAGACGAAATGATGCAAGAGCTGCTGGGAGAAGAGAACCTGGACAAGATTCGCTACTATCCCACAACCACGCGCGAGCAGAGCCCAAAGATGGGCCGGATCACCACGCTGATCGAAAACGGCGAGCTCTTTGCAGACCTTGGCATCCCGCCACTTGATCCGGCCACTGACCGTGCCATGGTTTGTGGGTCTTTGGCCTTCAACCTCGACATCAAGAAAATCCTTGAAGACGCAGGGCTGAACGAAGGGGCCAATTCGGAACCCGGTGAATTCGTGATCGAAAAGGCCTTTGTCGGCTGA
- a CDS encoding alpha/beta fold hydrolase — MENNAETPMFVTPQGRRIAYHLTDGTGPAVVFLGGFKSDMGGTKAVHLEQWARDSGRAFLRFDYSGHGESSEAFTDGAIGDWFEDAQAALGLLAGQVVLVGSSMGGWISLLLARAMPERVAGLVTIAAAPDFTEDSMWAGFDAAERAELATVGQVALPSDYGEPYIITKRLIEEGRTRLVLRDPLPLPFPTRFLQGTADADVEMSVALRLLEHAGGPDMRLTLVDGADHRFSDESCLALITSAVEEVLAARG; from the coding sequence ATGGAAAATAACGCTGAAACCCCGATGTTCGTGACGCCGCAAGGACGTCGGATTGCCTATCATTTGACCGACGGCACGGGTCCGGCGGTCGTTTTTCTGGGCGGATTCAAGTCCGATATGGGCGGCACCAAGGCCGTGCATCTGGAACAATGGGCGCGCGATTCGGGACGTGCCTTTCTGCGGTTTGACTATTCAGGTCACGGCGAAAGTTCTGAAGCGTTTACCGATGGTGCGATTGGAGACTGGTTTGAGGACGCGCAGGCGGCCCTTGGCCTGCTCGCAGGGCAGGTGGTGCTCGTGGGCTCGTCGATGGGTGGCTGGATATCGCTGCTGCTGGCCCGCGCGATGCCGGAACGGGTGGCGGGCCTGGTCACCATTGCAGCCGCCCCCGATTTCACCGAAGACAGCATGTGGGCAGGGTTTGACGCCGCAGAACGCGCGGAATTGGCGACGGTGGGGCAGGTGGCGCTGCCTTCCGACTATGGCGAGCCCTATATCATCACCAAACGCCTGATCGAAGAAGGCCGCACCCGATTGGTGCTGCGTGACCCGTTGCCGCTGCCGTTTCCGACGCGCTTTTTGCAAGGCACGGCGGACGCAGATGTCGAGATGTCTGTGGCGCTGCGGCTGTTGGAGCATGCCGGAGGCCCCGACATGCGCCTGACGCTTGTTGATGGCGCGGATCACCGGTTTTCCGATGAATCCTGTCTGGCGCTGATCACATCAGCGGTGGAAGAGGTATTGGCCGCGCGTGGTTGA
- a CDS encoding metalloregulator ArsR/SmtB family transcription factor, giving the protein MDLIFKALSDPTRRALLDALRQRDGQSLSDLEASLEMSRFGVMKHLRLLEDSGLIVTRKVGRFKYHYLNPLPLQEVMDRWAAPFFQRQARALTELKAKLEKDTAMAKPDFMMQTFIRCTQDALWAALTEADQMAAYHFACNTVQGNPGVDQATAFILPNGDAMLRQVTTAMDPKTRIAMTFEPVFMGPDAPSSHMVYLIEPQGEQCKLTIEHHDLAPGQEGFAEGWARLAASLKSYLETGTGLKAAM; this is encoded by the coding sequence ATGGACCTGATCTTCAAAGCCCTCAGCGACCCCACGCGCCGCGCTCTTCTGGACGCTTTGCGCCAGCGGGACGGCCAATCGCTTTCGGATCTTGAGGCGAGCCTGGAGATGAGCCGCTTTGGTGTCATGAAGCACCTGCGGCTGCTTGAGGATTCGGGCCTGATCGTCACCCGCAAGGTGGGACGTTTCAAATACCACTATCTCAACCCGCTTCCGCTTCAGGAGGTTATGGACCGTTGGGCCGCGCCCTTCTTTCAAAGACAGGCCCGCGCGCTTACCGAATTGAAAGCCAAGCTCGAAAAGGACACCGCGATGGCCAAACCCGATTTCATGATGCAAACCTTTATCCGCTGCACGCAAGACGCGCTTTGGGCGGCCCTGACAGAGGCGGACCAGATGGCCGCATATCACTTTGCCTGCAACACCGTTCAGGGCAATCCCGGCGTCGATCAGGCGACGGCCTTCATCCTGCCCAACGGCGACGCGATGCTGCGTCAGGTCACCACCGCAATGGACCCAAAGACCCGCATCGCGATGACATTCGAACCTGTGTTCATGGGCCCCGACGCACCTTCCAGCCACATGGTCTATCTGATCGAGCCGCAGGGCGAGCAATGCAAACTGACCATTGAACACCATGATCTGGCCCCCGGTCAGGAAGGCTTTGCCGAAGGCTGGGCACGTCTGGCGGCATCACTCAAATCCTATCTTGAAACCGGAACCGGCCTGAAAGCCGCGATGTAA